One segment of Lepus europaeus isolate LE1 chromosome 16, mLepTim1.pri, whole genome shotgun sequence DNA contains the following:
- the LOC133775071 gene encoding vacuolar fusion protein MON1 homolog B-like produces MDPDTCEFWWERNVFVHILQIEHAFFVKTTSTTEIVIGTGALLLGAVRCVPLARPLREALGALLRCCIAPGLALSVLAVGGRLVTAAQERNVLAECRLDPADLQLLLDWARAPAFAAGEAWAPVCLPRFNRDGFLYAYVARLDAVPVCLLLPGTHREAFHAMAACRRLVEDGMRTLGALHALGEAAGSSNAPSATAPAYSVQAVGVPGLRHFLYKPLDIPDHHRQLPQFTGPELEAPYSREKKRQRLSDLCHRLHTRLHSTSRPLRLIYQVAEKETLLAWVTSKFELYTCLSPLVTKAGAILVVTKLLRWVKEDRLFIRYPPKYSTPPATSADQAPHNGLFTRL; encoded by the exons ATGGATCCAGATACCTGTGAATTTTGGTGGGAAAGAAATGTGTTCGTTCACATTTTGCAAATTGAGCATGCTTTCTTTGTGAAGACAACGTCAACCACCGAGATAGTTATTGG TACAGGAGCTTTGCTCCTGGGTGCTGTGCGCTGCGTACCCCTGGCTCGCCCACTGCGGGAAGCACTGGGCGCGCTGCTCCGGTGCTGCATagcacctggcctggccctgtcggTGCTGGCGGTGGGTGGCCGCCTGGTGACGGCAGCCCAGGAGCGGAACGTGCTGGCTGAATGCCGGCTGGACCCAGCTGACCTGCAGCTGCTGCTCGACTGGGCGAGAGCTCCAGCGTTTGCAGCAGGCGAGGCGTGGGCACCCGTGTGCCTGCCCCGCTTCAACCGCGACGGTTTCTTGTACGCCTACGTGGCCCGCCTGGATGCCGTGCCGgtctgcctcctgctgcctggcACCCACCGTGAAGCCTTCCACGCCATGGCCGCCTGCCGGCGCCTTGTGGAAGATGGGATGCGTACCCTTGGAGCCCTGCACGCCCTcggggaggctgctggctcctctaATGCCCCTTCAGCCACTGCCCCTGCCTACAGTGTGCAGGCCGTGGGGGTGCCTGGCCTGCGACACTTCCTCTATAAACCACTGGACATCCCTGACCACCACCGCCAGCTGCCCCAGTTTACCGGCCCGGAGCTAGAGGCCCCCTACAGCAGGGAGAAGAAGCGGCAGCGGCTGTCGGACCTGTGCCACCGCCTGCACACACGCCTCCACAGCACCTCCCGGCCCCTGCGCCTCATCTACCAAGTGGCTGAGAAGGAGACGCTGCTGGCCTGGGTGACCTCCAAATTTGAGCTCTATACCTGCCTCAGCCCCCTGGTGACCAAGGCAGGTGCCATCTTGGTCGTGACCAAACTCCTGCGCTGGGTGAAAGAAGACCGACTCTTCATTCGTTACCCGCCCAAGTACTCCACACCCCCAGCCACCTCTGCGGACCAAGCGCCCCACAATGGCCTGTTCACCCGACTCTGA